One genomic segment of Impatiens glandulifera chromosome 6, dImpGla2.1, whole genome shotgun sequence includes these proteins:
- the LOC124942770 gene encoding G-type lectin S-receptor-like serine/threonine-protein kinase B120 isoform X2, whose product MAFFLTRIPKYVLLCSFFCLLHLFFSSSSAISVNISQGQTIKDGETLISSDEKFVLGFFSPENSTSRYAGIWYNKIAVKTSVWVANRDRPIEGKSGSLTLTENGNLIVLNGNGSRVMFTNHSGSTSGNFTATLMDTGNLQISNSGQVIWQSFNHPTDTFLPEMRVYPRPGGESKLFTSWRTATDPSPGQYSMGMDTRASPQIVIWNGLNRRWRSGHWNGVQFSGVPVSTNFLYGFDYLRDQNNNWYLSYNEPEGSGMFRFLVSFDGIGKKLEWNETGDVWDAIQLQPATECDVYNKCGVSGICKLNENSICNCLHGFVPKNDEEWRSGNWSGGCLRNKGLECGLTTNNNNGSSNGSQDGFNKVERVKLPDFADRIDVMNINECRTRCSNNCSCHAYAFDSGINCLFWGGDDLFDIQQFEDGGNDLYVRLAISELGKKTRFSIYLIIAIVVGGSFFVLFALWMIWRIRLRRKRRKNNVLPVVDGKTTGQTLTENVTDDQKTGPEVSIFSFNVVAVATDNFSEDNKLGQGGFGHVYKGKLTNGEEVAVKRLSAKSGQGLEEFTNEVMLIAKLQHINLVRLLGWCTEGGERILLYEYMPNKSLDKFLFDPTMNVQLDWKKRHTIIQGIARGLIYLHRDSRLRIIHRDLKASNILLDEEMNPKISDFGMATIFGRKENEASTSRVVGTFGYMPPEYAMEGLFSVKSDVYSFGVLLLEIVSGRRNSSFRKPECSNIIQYAWDLWDNGRAMEMIDPTISGSCSEKEVLRCIHVAMLCVQDTADYRPTMPSVLQMLETEAVTMPVPREPAFSSTRRSRDIDSGKESQEKFSVNDITITLVGGR is encoded by the exons ATGGCTTTCTTCCTCACAAGAATCCCAAAGTACGTTCTGCTCTGTTCTTTCTTCTGTCTATTACACCTTTTCTTTTCATCTTCCTCTGCAATTAGCGTAAATATCTCACAGGGTCAAACAATTAAAGATGGAGAAACCCTAATCTCATCAGACGAGAAATTCGTTCTTGGTTTCTTCAGCCCTGAAAACTCAACTTCCCGTTACGCCGGAATTTGGTATAATAAAATCGCTGTTAAAACATCCGTTTGGGTAGCAAACAGAGACAGACCCATTGAAGGAAAATCTGGTTCTTTAACCCTAACGGAAAATGGAAATCTGATTGTTTTAAATGGTAATGGGTCTAGAGTCATGTTCACAAATCATTCGGGTTCAACTTCGGGTAACTTCACAGCTACTCTAATGGATACTGGAAACCTACAGATTTCAAATTCTGGACAAGTAATATGGCAAAGCTTTAATCATCCAACAGATACTTTTTTACCTGAAATGAGGGTTTACCCTCGACCCGGTGGAGAGAGTAAGCTTTTCACTTCATGGAGAACCGCAACCGATCCATCACCGGGTCAATATTCAATGGGTATGGATACTAGGGCTTCTCCTCAGATTGTGATATGGAATGGATTGAATCGGCGATGGAGAAGTGGGCATTGGAATGGGGTTCAATTCTCAGGTGTCCCAGTTTCAACTAATTTTCTATATGGGTTTGATTACTTAAGGGATCAGAACAACAATTGGTATTTATCATATAATGAACCAGAAGGTTCTGGGATGTTTAGGTTTCTTGTTAGTTTTGATGGCATTGGGAAAAAATTGGAGTGGAATGAAACAGGGGATGTTTGGGATGCGATTCAATTACAGCCTGCTACTGAATGTGATGTTTATAACAAATGTGGTGTTTCTGGAATCTGCAAATTGAATGAAAATTCAATCTGTAACTGTTTACATGGGTTTGTGCCGAAAAATGATGAAGAGTGGAGAAGTGGGAATTGGTCTGGTGGGTGTTTGAGAAACAAGGGTTTGGAATGTGGGTTAACtaccaacaacaacaatggtAGCAGTAATGGAAGTCAAGATGGGTTTAATAAGGTTGAAAGGGTGAAACTGCCGGATTTTGCAGATAGGATTGATGTTATGAATATAAACGAATGTCGAACCAGATGTTCTAACAATTGCTCGTGTCATGCCTATGCTTTCGATAGTGGAATCAATTGTTTGTTTTGGGGAGGTGATGATTTGTTTGACATTCAACAGTTTGAAGATGGGGGAAATGATTTGTATGTTCGTTTGGCTATCTCTGAATTAG GTAAAAAAACAAGATTTTCCATCTATTTGATCATAGCAATAGTTGTGGGGGGATCATTTTTCGTTTTATTCGCTCTATGGATGATTTGGAGGATAAGATTGAGACGAAAAA gACGAAAGAATAATGTGTTGCCCGTTGTTGATGGTAAAACTACGGGGCAGACATTGACCGAAAATGTGACGGATGACCAAAAAACCGGACCAGAGGTGTCAATATTCAGTTTCAACGTGGTGGCAGTTGCAACCGACAACTTCTCTGAAGATAACAAGCTTGGACAAGGCGGTTTCGGCCATGTCTACAAG GGAAAGCTAACAAACGGAGAAGAAGTGGCGGTTAAGAGGCTATCGGCAAAGTCAGGACAAGGACTCGAGGAGTTCACAAATGAAGTAATGCTCATCGCCAAGTTACAACACATAAACCTCGTAAGACTCTTGGGGTGGTGTACTGAAGGTGGCGAAAGGATCTTGCTTTACGAGTACATGCCTAACAAAAGCTTGGACAAATTCCTTTTTG ATCCAACGATGAATGTGCAGTTAGACTGGAAGAAACGACACACAATCATTCAAGGGATCGCGAGAGGTCTCATTTATCTCCATAGAGATTCCAGATTGAGGATCATTCATAGAGATCTTAAAGCTAGTAACATCTTGTTAGACGAAGAGATGAATCCGAAAATATCTGATTTCGGGATGGCCACGatatttggaagaaaagagAACGAAGCTAGCACCAGCCGTGTGGTTGGCACCTT tggATATATGCCTCCGGAGTATGCAATGGAAGGACTATTCTCAGTTAAATCTGACGTATACAGCTTCGGAGTTTTATTGCTCGAGATTGTGAGTGGTCGGAGAAACAGCAGCTTTCGCAAGCCCGAATGTTCCAACATAATCCAATAC gCATGGGATTTATGGGACAATGGGAGAGCGATGGAAATGATTGATCCAACTATATCGGGCTCTTGTTCGGAGAAGGAAGTATTGAGATGCATACATGTGGCAATGTTGTGCGTGCAGGATACAGCTGATTACAGGCCGACAATGCCTTCCGTGTTGCAAATGCTAGAGACGGAAGCAGTAACCATGCCGGTTCCGAGAGAACCGGCATTCAGTTCAACAAGGAGATCAAGAGACATCGATTCCGGGAAGGAAAGCCAAGAAAAGTTTTCTGTAAATGATATTACAATTACTTTAGTAGGTGGTAGATGA
- the LOC124942770 gene encoding G-type lectin S-receptor-like serine/threonine-protein kinase B120 isoform X1 has product MAFFLTRIPKYVLLCSFFCLLHLFFSSSSAISVNISQGQTIKDGETLISSDEKFVLGFFSPENSTSRYAGIWYNKIAVKTSVWVANRDRPIEGKSGSLTLTENGNLIVLNGNGSRVMFTNHSGSTSGNFTATLMDTGNLQISNSGQVIWQSFNHPTDTFLPEMRVYPRPGGESKLFTSWRTATDPSPGQYSMGMDTRASPQIVIWNGLNRRWRSGHWNGVQFSGVPVSTNFLYGFDYLRDQNNNWYLSYNEPEGSGMFRFLVSFDGIGKKLEWNETGDVWDAIQLQPATECDVYNKCGVSGICKLNENSICNCLHGFVPKNDEEWRSGNWSGGCLRNKGLECGLTTNNNNGSSNGSQDGFNKVERVKLPDFADRIDVMNINECRTRCSNNCSCHAYAFDSGINCLFWGGDDLFDIQQFEDGGNDLYVRLAISELAGKKTRFSIYLIIAIVVGGSFFVLFALWMIWRIRLRRKRRKNNVLPVVDGKTTGQTLTENVTDDQKTGPEVSIFSFNVVAVATDNFSEDNKLGQGGFGHVYKGKLTNGEEVAVKRLSAKSGQGLEEFTNEVMLIAKLQHINLVRLLGWCTEGGERILLYEYMPNKSLDKFLFDPTMNVQLDWKKRHTIIQGIARGLIYLHRDSRLRIIHRDLKASNILLDEEMNPKISDFGMATIFGRKENEASTSRVVGTFGYMPPEYAMEGLFSVKSDVYSFGVLLLEIVSGRRNSSFRKPECSNIIQYAWDLWDNGRAMEMIDPTISGSCSEKEVLRCIHVAMLCVQDTADYRPTMPSVLQMLETEAVTMPVPREPAFSSTRRSRDIDSGKESQEKFSVNDITITLVGGR; this is encoded by the exons ATGGCTTTCTTCCTCACAAGAATCCCAAAGTACGTTCTGCTCTGTTCTTTCTTCTGTCTATTACACCTTTTCTTTTCATCTTCCTCTGCAATTAGCGTAAATATCTCACAGGGTCAAACAATTAAAGATGGAGAAACCCTAATCTCATCAGACGAGAAATTCGTTCTTGGTTTCTTCAGCCCTGAAAACTCAACTTCCCGTTACGCCGGAATTTGGTATAATAAAATCGCTGTTAAAACATCCGTTTGGGTAGCAAACAGAGACAGACCCATTGAAGGAAAATCTGGTTCTTTAACCCTAACGGAAAATGGAAATCTGATTGTTTTAAATGGTAATGGGTCTAGAGTCATGTTCACAAATCATTCGGGTTCAACTTCGGGTAACTTCACAGCTACTCTAATGGATACTGGAAACCTACAGATTTCAAATTCTGGACAAGTAATATGGCAAAGCTTTAATCATCCAACAGATACTTTTTTACCTGAAATGAGGGTTTACCCTCGACCCGGTGGAGAGAGTAAGCTTTTCACTTCATGGAGAACCGCAACCGATCCATCACCGGGTCAATATTCAATGGGTATGGATACTAGGGCTTCTCCTCAGATTGTGATATGGAATGGATTGAATCGGCGATGGAGAAGTGGGCATTGGAATGGGGTTCAATTCTCAGGTGTCCCAGTTTCAACTAATTTTCTATATGGGTTTGATTACTTAAGGGATCAGAACAACAATTGGTATTTATCATATAATGAACCAGAAGGTTCTGGGATGTTTAGGTTTCTTGTTAGTTTTGATGGCATTGGGAAAAAATTGGAGTGGAATGAAACAGGGGATGTTTGGGATGCGATTCAATTACAGCCTGCTACTGAATGTGATGTTTATAACAAATGTGGTGTTTCTGGAATCTGCAAATTGAATGAAAATTCAATCTGTAACTGTTTACATGGGTTTGTGCCGAAAAATGATGAAGAGTGGAGAAGTGGGAATTGGTCTGGTGGGTGTTTGAGAAACAAGGGTTTGGAATGTGGGTTAACtaccaacaacaacaatggtAGCAGTAATGGAAGTCAAGATGGGTTTAATAAGGTTGAAAGGGTGAAACTGCCGGATTTTGCAGATAGGATTGATGTTATGAATATAAACGAATGTCGAACCAGATGTTCTAACAATTGCTCGTGTCATGCCTATGCTTTCGATAGTGGAATCAATTGTTTGTTTTGGGGAGGTGATGATTTGTTTGACATTCAACAGTTTGAAGATGGGGGAAATGATTTGTATGTTCGTTTGGCTATCTCTGAATTAG CAGGTAAAAAAACAAGATTTTCCATCTATTTGATCATAGCAATAGTTGTGGGGGGATCATTTTTCGTTTTATTCGCTCTATGGATGATTTGGAGGATAAGATTGAGACGAAAAA gACGAAAGAATAATGTGTTGCCCGTTGTTGATGGTAAAACTACGGGGCAGACATTGACCGAAAATGTGACGGATGACCAAAAAACCGGACCAGAGGTGTCAATATTCAGTTTCAACGTGGTGGCAGTTGCAACCGACAACTTCTCTGAAGATAACAAGCTTGGACAAGGCGGTTTCGGCCATGTCTACAAG GGAAAGCTAACAAACGGAGAAGAAGTGGCGGTTAAGAGGCTATCGGCAAAGTCAGGACAAGGACTCGAGGAGTTCACAAATGAAGTAATGCTCATCGCCAAGTTACAACACATAAACCTCGTAAGACTCTTGGGGTGGTGTACTGAAGGTGGCGAAAGGATCTTGCTTTACGAGTACATGCCTAACAAAAGCTTGGACAAATTCCTTTTTG ATCCAACGATGAATGTGCAGTTAGACTGGAAGAAACGACACACAATCATTCAAGGGATCGCGAGAGGTCTCATTTATCTCCATAGAGATTCCAGATTGAGGATCATTCATAGAGATCTTAAAGCTAGTAACATCTTGTTAGACGAAGAGATGAATCCGAAAATATCTGATTTCGGGATGGCCACGatatttggaagaaaagagAACGAAGCTAGCACCAGCCGTGTGGTTGGCACCTT tggATATATGCCTCCGGAGTATGCAATGGAAGGACTATTCTCAGTTAAATCTGACGTATACAGCTTCGGAGTTTTATTGCTCGAGATTGTGAGTGGTCGGAGAAACAGCAGCTTTCGCAAGCCCGAATGTTCCAACATAATCCAATAC gCATGGGATTTATGGGACAATGGGAGAGCGATGGAAATGATTGATCCAACTATATCGGGCTCTTGTTCGGAGAAGGAAGTATTGAGATGCATACATGTGGCAATGTTGTGCGTGCAGGATACAGCTGATTACAGGCCGACAATGCCTTCCGTGTTGCAAATGCTAGAGACGGAAGCAGTAACCATGCCGGTTCCGAGAGAACCGGCATTCAGTTCAACAAGGAGATCAAGAGACATCGATTCCGGGAAGGAAAGCCAAGAAAAGTTTTCTGTAAATGATATTACAATTACTTTAGTAGGTGGTAGATGA